In Pseudomonas oryzihabitans, the DNA window CAAAACCGACGTTCGCCGTTAGAATGCGCCCTATCCACGATATTTTGCGGTTGTTCGCTTCCAGAGCGAGCAATCCACGGTTACACACTGAGGCCCATCAGGGCGTTTGAACCTCTTCCGTCTCCAGCGGTTGAGGTTTTTTTTTGTCTTTTGACAGGTTGGCCGCGGGTACCAAGCCCAGTTCGCCGCCGAGAAAGCGCTCCAGGGCACAGCGCAGGGCTTCGGCGCGCCGGCCGTGGGCGCGCAGTGCACCGTGCAGCAGGCCGGCGCCCTCCCACAGCCGACAGGAGTTACCCGCCGCGCGCAGGGCGGCAGCATAGGCGCGGCCGTGGTCAGCCAGAGGATCGCGCCGCGCCACGGCGACCAGGGCGGGTGCCAGCCCGCTGAAAGCGTCAGCCTGCAGCGGCAAGGCGAGGGGATCCCGGCGATCTTCCGGGCGGGGCAGATAGGCATCCAGACAAGCCCGCCAGTCGGTCGCGCTCAGCAGCGGTGCCTGGGCCTGATGGCGCTCGCTGGGCAGCACCCTATCCGTCAGCGCGGGATAGATCAGTGCCTGGGTCCGAGGCTGGGCACGACCTTGTTGGCGCAGCGCCAGGCACAGGGCCGCGGCGAGATTGCCGCCGGCACTGTCACCGGCCACCGCCAGCCGGCGCTCGTCCAACCCCAGTGCCGGGGCCTCACGTTGCAGCCAGTCCCAGGCCTGCTGGGCATCGTCCAGGGCCGCAGGGTAGGGATGCTCCGGTGCTAGCCGATAGTCCACCAACAGCACGGTGAGGCCCAGCCGCCGCGCTAGCCGTGCCGCGAGAAAGCCGTGGGAATCCAGGTCGCCGAGCATCCAGCCGCCGCCGTGCAGATAGAGCAGGGCGGGGTGGTGGGCGCGGGCGTTCAGTGGCGCCACCAGCCGCAGCG includes these proteins:
- a CDS encoding alpha/beta hydrolase translates to MSTDMAAFVAASQAFATQDPDITAQRQAYARLCAALAPADYQGLAISDHRAYGLPLRLVAPLNARAHHPALLYLHGGGWMLGDLDSHGFLAARLARRLGLTVLLVDYRLAPEHPYPAALDDAQQAWDWLQREAPALGLDERRLAVAGDSAGGNLAAALCLALRQQGRAQPRTQALIYPALTDRVLPSERHQAQAPLLSATDWRACLDAYLPRPEDRRDPLALPLQADAFSGLAPALVAVARRDPLADHGRAYAAALRAAGNSCRLWEGAGLLHGALRAHGRRAEALRCALERFLGGELGLVPAANLSKDKKKPQPLETEEVQTP